One segment of Danaus plexippus chromosome 10, MEX_DaPlex, whole genome shotgun sequence DNA contains the following:
- the LOC116766930 gene encoding retinol dehydrogenase 13-like: protein MILQVIFIVFLFLLFLKLYQKITCGVCKSSVHMMGKVVIVTGGNCGIGFETAKNLAERGARVIIACRSVARGEKAVNEIIAATGNKNVLHRQLDFSTFRSIREFCDYIYKTEERVDVLINNAGAGGLGNKKTEDGNHVGMQVNYYGPFLLTNLMLPLLKKSAPSRIINVSSMAHKYAEMDFENLNMEKYWSDYLVYANSKLFLNLMTLELSKRLEGTGVTVNCLHPGAAPTNIFRNIKTKFIRNIVMMVLEILFKSVWEAAQTSIYLAVSPEVNDVSGRYFVDCKEKKPSKLSQDGEIAKKLWIETEKLVK from the coding sequence atgattcttcaagttatatttatagtgtttttatttttgttatttcttaaattatatcagaAAATAACATGTGGTGTATGCAAATCGAGTGTTCATATGATGGGAAAAGTTGTTATTGTGACCGGTGGAAACTGCGGCATTGGCTTCGAGACAGCGAAGAACTTAGCCGAGCGGGGAGCACGAGTTATTATCGCCTGTCGCAGCGTTGCACGAGGAGAAAAAGCAGTTAATGAAATCATAGCAGCAACTGGAAATAAAAACGTACTTCACAGACAGCTTGATTTTTCCACATTCAGATCCATACGCGAGTTttgtgattatatatataaaacagaagaGCGTGTTGATGTCCTTATCAACAACGCGGGCGCCGGAGGGCTTGGCAACAAGAAGACTGAAGATGGGAATCACGTTGGAATGCAGGTCAATTATTACGGTCCTTTCCTTTTGACTAATCTTATGCTGccgttattaaaaaaatcggcGCCGAGtcgaataataaatgtatcatCGATGGCACACAAATACGCTGAAATGGATTTCGAAAATTTAAACATGGAAAAATATTGGAGTGATTATCTAGTTTATGCTAAcagcaaattatttttgaatttaatgacGCTGGAATTAAGTAAAAGGTTGGAAGGGACTGGTGTTACAGTAAATTGTTTACATCCAGGCGCTGCGCCTaccaatatatttagaaacattaaaactaaGTTTATTCGTAACATAGTGATGATGGTTTTAGAGATCCTATTTAAATCTGTTTGGGAAGCCGCACAAACTTCCATATATCTGGCTGTATCGCCGGAAGTAAATGATGTAAGTGGTCGCTACTTCGTAGATTGTAAAGAGAAGAAACCCTCTAAACTGTCGCAGGACGGAGAAATCGCTAAGAAATTATGGATCGAAACAGAAAAGCTAGTAAAATAG
- the LOC116766929 gene encoding retinol dehydrogenase 11-like: MDLTIVILIYTIILILLSFWIYCKITCGICEYSGHLIGKTVIVTGANSGIGYETAKDLAQRGAKVILACRNLARGASARDKIIASSNNNNVHLLHLDLASLASVRRFVDSIVQNEERLDILINNAGQYYTENKKTEDGLVLGMQVNYFSSFLLTSLLLPLLKASAPSRIINVSSIVHFYGRTDLNNLNTEYSGIFNSHIVYATAKLCLLQMTMELNRRYKFTGLTAYALHPGVVNTEMVQHLNSWFIRNVLKIFQTFHKTPWEGAQTTIYLAVSPEINKSGFFFKDCREARCSRAVQDLESATKLWELSERYVNLK, translated from the coding sequence ATGGATTTAAcgattgtaatattaatttatacgatcattttaatattattatcattttggatatattgcaaaataacTTGCGGCATTTGTGAATATAGTGGACATTTAATCGGAAAGACTGTTATCGTAACCGGTGCAAACTCAGGTATAGGTTACGAAACCGCTAAAGATCTCGCCCAGAGGGGTGCTAAAGTTATATTAGCCTGCAGGAATCTAGCGCGAGGAGCAAGTGCTAGAGACAAAATTATTGCCTCTTCAAACAACAACAATGTACACTTACTCCATTTAGATTTAGCTTCGCTCGCATCTGTGAGAAGATTTGTTGATAGCATTGTGCAAAACGAAGAGCGCTTAGATATTCTTATAAACAATGCTGGACAATACTACACTGAAAATAAGAAGACGGAAGACGGATTGGTACTTGGGATGCAAGTTAATTACTTCAGttcatttcttttaacatCGCTTCTACTCCCTTTATTAAAAGCATCAGCACCGAGTCGAATAATTAACGTTTCATCAATTGTGCACTTTTATGGGAGAAcagacttaaataatttaaacacggAATACAGtggtatttttaattcacacaTAGTTTACGCTACTGCAAAGCTCTGTTTGCTACAAATGACTATGGAATTAAATCGCAGATACAAGTTCACGGGCTTAACAGCGTACGCTCTTCATCCTGGAGTTGTAAACACGGAAATGGTTCAACACTTAAATTCGTGGTTCattagaaatgttttaaaaattttccaaaCATTCCATAAAACACCATGGGAAGGAGCACAAACTACGATATATTTAGCTGTATCGCCTGAAATCAATAAGagtggattttttttcaaagattGCCGCGAAGCGAGATGTAGTAGAGCTGTACAAGATTTGGAGAGTGCCACTAAACTATGGGAGCTTTCAGAAAGGTatgtaaatttgaaataa